The following proteins come from a genomic window of Salinicoccus sp. RF5:
- the rarD gene encoding EamA family transporter RarD, translating to MSENSKGIIFALGAYLIWGFLPIYWKQVEHISSYELIAHRVLWAFVFMIVFILVTNRMHLFYKDLKFIFRDKKKVIALFAASTVITTNWLLYIVAVNNGHILDASLGYYINPLISILIGFVILGERFSKSQWTAIIIVFLGVTYLAVGLGSAPWISLTLALSFSIYGLIKKVINMDAVFALAVETFVLAPFALIYILFLEGSGGGNFGINADSLVMMGTGVITAVPLLLFSLGAQRIRLSLIGILQYFAPTIMLLLGVFMYDEAFTDIHTVAYILIWSGLAIYTFSRIQEMRRQSVKKPRRRVSH from the coding sequence GTGAGTGAGAACAGCAAAGGTATAATTTTTGCCCTTGGGGCATATCTGATATGGGGGTTTCTGCCCATCTACTGGAAGCAGGTCGAGCACATCTCTTCCTATGAACTGATTGCGCACAGGGTGCTGTGGGCCTTCGTATTCATGATTGTATTCATCCTCGTCACCAACAGGATGCATCTGTTCTACAAGGACTTGAAATTCATCTTCCGGGACAAGAAGAAGGTCATTGCACTGTTCGCCGCTTCGACCGTCATCACCACCAACTGGCTGCTGTACATCGTCGCTGTGAATAACGGACATATTCTGGATGCCAGCCTCGGCTACTACATCAATCCATTGATCAGCATATTGATCGGTTTCGTCATCCTCGGGGAACGGTTTTCAAAGTCACAATGGACGGCAATCATCATCGTCTTCCTCGGTGTTACATACTTGGCGGTGGGCCTCGGCTCTGCGCCATGGATTTCCCTGACTTTGGCGCTGTCGTTCAGCATCTATGGTCTGATCAAGAAGGTCATCAATATGGACGCGGTATTCGCACTTGCCGTCGAGACATTCGTCCTCGCACCATTTGCCCTTATCTACATACTGTTCCTTGAGGGGAGTGGCGGAGGCAACTTCGGCATCAATGCAGACAGTCTGGTCATGATGGGTACAGGGGTGATTACAGCGGTTCCGCTTCTGCTGTTCTCGCTTGGAGCCCAGCGCATCCGCCTGTCCCTGATCGGCATTCTCCAGTACTTCGCGCCGACGATCATGCTCCTGCTCGGTGTCTTCATGTATGATGAGGCATTTACGGACATCCATACGGTTGCCTATATACTGATATGGAGCGGCCTCGCCATCTACACCTTCAGCCGTATCCAGGAAATGCGCAGGCAGTCGGTGAAGAAGCCGAGGCGGCGCGTCAGCCACTAG
- a CDS encoding mannitol-1-phosphate 5-dehydrogenase yields the protein MKAVHFGAGNIGRGFIGKVLHDNGYEITFADVNEEIIDALNRDGKYTVHIAEENGGAYEISGVAGINTAKDAEELARAIAEADIITTAVGVNILPIIAKTIAPHLEKRSEGKSLNIIACENAVLATDTLKDAIAAEVGTHAFTNIGFPNSAVDRIVPMQKNENILDVKVEPFYEWVIEADNWMGDDKLDGVNYVPDLMPYIERKLFTVNTGHAAIAYYGKTLGYTSVSEAMQDDEVVVFLRNVLNETTLYLTENYDFTQAEQSQYIDKIIGRFKNPYLSDDLDRVGRGVLRKLGPNDRIIKPLVYLHENGHDHDALSELVVHALKFDNEDDPEQVEMNQVISGKGMTHFLSEHSGLEKELLEEIEAKI from the coding sequence ATGAAAGCCGTTCATTTTGGTGCCGGAAACATCGGCCGTGGGTTCATCGGCAAAGTACTGCATGATAATGGGTATGAAATCACATTCGCAGACGTCAATGAGGAGATCATAGATGCACTGAACAGGGATGGGAAATATACTGTGCATATCGCCGAAGAGAATGGTGGCGCCTATGAAATCAGCGGAGTGGCCGGCATCAACACCGCAAAGGATGCAGAGGAGCTGGCCCGGGCTATAGCGGAAGCGGACATCATTACGACAGCGGTCGGCGTCAACATCCTCCCGATCATTGCTAAAACCATCGCGCCCCACCTGGAAAAGCGCAGTGAAGGGAAAAGCCTCAACATCATCGCATGTGAAAATGCCGTCCTTGCCACAGATACTCTGAAAGACGCCATTGCTGCTGAAGTCGGTACCCACGCCTTCACGAACATCGGATTCCCGAACTCTGCAGTGGACCGCATCGTCCCGATGCAGAAGAATGAAAACATCCTTGATGTGAAAGTCGAACCCTTCTACGAATGGGTCATCGAAGCCGACAATTGGATGGGGGACGATAAACTCGATGGCGTGAACTATGTACCCGACCTCATGCCCTATATCGAAAGGAAGCTGTTCACCGTAAATACAGGACACGCCGCCATCGCCTATTACGGAAAGACGCTCGGTTACACGAGCGTTTCGGAAGCAATGCAGGATGACGAGGTCGTCGTCTTCCTGAGGAATGTGCTCAACGAGACGACCCTCTACCTTACAGAAAATTATGACTTTACGCAGGCGGAGCAGTCACAGTATATCGACAAGATCATCGGCAGATTCAAAAACCCATACCTCTCCGATGATCTCGACCGTGTCGGCCGGGGCGTGCTCAGGAAGCTTGGCCCGAACGACCGCATCATCAAACCGCTCGTGTACCTGCATGAAAACGGCCACGACCACGATGCATTGTCGGAACTGGTTGTGCATGCCCTGAAATTCGACAACGAGGATGACCCTGAACAGGTGGAGATGAACCAGGTCATCTCCGGGAAGGGCATGACGCATTTCCTTTCCGAACACAGCGGCCTGGAAAAAGAATTACTGGAAGAGATTGAAGCGAAAATCTGA
- a CDS encoding PTS mannitol-specific transporter subunit IIBC — protein sequence MSEEKKGFSRKVQAFGSFLSSMIMPNIAAFIAWGLITALFIEAGWLPNEDLAGMVGPMITYLLPLLIAYTGGKLVHDVRGGVVGSTATMGIITAFPDSPMLLGAMIMGPLGGYLIKQVDRVLVPRIRQGLEMLVNNFSAGILAFLLALFGFYGLGPVVSWLTNMLGRLVDIIVEAGLLPLASIFIEPAKVVFLNNAINHGVLTPLATEEVQEAGRSILFTLESNPGPGLGILVAYMVFGKGTARATAPGAAIIQFVGGIHEIYFPYILMKPLLVVAAILGGATGIFTFSLFGFGLSGPPAPGSIIAYFAMTPRGEHLIMFLGVFAAALVSFIVASLILKFTRQPDDDIVGATEKMEATKGRKSSVAGSLTQAEAAETETAEAAAFDYSKVDKIVFACDAGMGSSAMGAGMLKNKFKKEGLDIEVTNSAINQLKGDEDIIITQKTLTERAESKVPTAKHISVDNFLNSPKYDELTEELKREQKGSTTDGQEAADAPFDYSQVDKIVFACDAGMGSSAMGAGMLKNKFKKEGLDIDVTNSAINQLKGDEDIIITQKTLTERAESKVPTAKHISVDNFLNSPKYDELTEELKKHQK from the coding sequence ATGTCCGAAGAAAAGAAAGGATTCTCCCGTAAGGTCCAGGCATTCGGCTCGTTCCTGAGCAGCATGATCATGCCGAACATCGCCGCCTTCATTGCATGGGGTCTGATTACCGCACTGTTCATTGAAGCCGGTTGGTTGCCGAACGAAGACTTGGCCGGCATGGTCGGCCCGATGATCACGTACCTCCTGCCGCTGCTCATCGCCTATACCGGCGGTAAGCTTGTCCACGACGTCCGGGGCGGGGTCGTCGGTTCGACTGCAACGATGGGTATCATCACAGCCTTCCCCGACTCCCCGATGCTCCTCGGCGCCATGATCATGGGGCCGCTTGGCGGCTACCTGATCAAACAGGTCGACCGTGTACTCGTGCCACGCATCCGTCAAGGGCTTGAGATGCTCGTCAACAACTTTTCTGCCGGCATCCTGGCCTTCCTGCTCGCGCTGTTCGGCTTCTATGGCCTCGGCCCTGTCGTATCCTGGCTGACGAACATGCTCGGAAGGCTCGTCGACATCATCGTCGAAGCCGGTCTTCTGCCATTGGCGAGCATTTTCATCGAGCCGGCCAAAGTCGTGTTCCTGAACAATGCCATCAACCATGGTGTTCTGACACCGCTGGCCACAGAAGAGGTCCAGGAAGCGGGACGTTCCATCCTGTTCACGCTCGAATCCAACCCCGGTCCCGGTCTCGGAATCCTTGTCGCCTATATGGTCTTCGGCAAGGGGACTGCACGTGCCACTGCACCGGGTGCTGCCATCATCCAGTTCGTCGGTGGTATCCATGAGATCTACTTCCCGTACATCCTCATGAAACCGCTGCTCGTCGTCGCCGCAATACTCGGTGGCGCCACAGGCATCTTCACCTTCAGCCTGTTCGGTTTCGGACTGTCCGGCCCTCCGGCACCTGGCAGCATCATCGCCTACTTCGCCATGACGCCAAGGGGCGAACATCTGATCATGTTCCTCGGCGTATTCGCAGCCGCACTCGTATCCTTCATCGTAGCTTCACTCATTCTGAAATTCACACGCCAGCCCGACGATGACATTGTCGGGGCGACGGAGAAGATGGAAGCGACGAAAGGTCGCAAATCTTCCGTTGCAGGTTCCCTGACACAGGCTGAGGCTGCTGAGACGGAAACTGCAGAAGCTGCAGCGTTCGACTACAGCAAGGTTGATAAGATCGTCTTCGCCTGCGATGCCGGCATGGGTTCAAGTGCCATGGGCGCCGGCATGCTGAAGAATAAGTTCAAAAAAGAAGGACTCGACATCGAAGTCACGAATTCGGCCATCAACCAGCTGAAGGGTGATGAAGACATCATCATCACACAGAAGACGCTGACTGAAAGGGCCGAAAGCAAAGTGCCTACTGCCAAGCATATTTCAGTCGACAACTTCCTCAACAGTCCGAAATATGATGAACTGACGGAAGAACTGAAGCGGGAGCAGAAAGGCTCAACAACAGACGGCCAGGAAGCAGCGGACGCGCCATTCGACTACAGTCAAGTCGACAAAATCGTCTTCGCCTGCGATGCCGGCATGGGTTCAAGTGCCATGGGCGCGGGTATGTTGAAGAATAAGTTCAAAAAAGAAGGGCTCGACATCGATGTCACGAATTCGGCCATCAACCAGCTGAAGGGTGATGAAGACATCATCATCACACAGAAGACGCTGACTGAAAGGGCCGAAAGCAAAGTGCCTACTGCCAAGCATATTTCGGTCGACAACTTCCTCAACAGTCCGAAGTATGATGAACTGACGGAAGAACTCAAGAAACACCAGAAATAG
- a CDS encoding alpha/beta hydrolase, with protein sequence MEHLFIKAKNNKENTLILFHGSGGRETDLLEVAAMVDSSANILALRGDVEDSGQVRFFKRDGKGHDEESLRTEGEKVAELLRDLAAEYGLDLSKAAYIGYSNGANMAAHMLLNHDIPVAGAMLMHGAYKSGQVGDVELLGKKVLMTAGARDMVATAGEAYQLKQKLELKGATVDVKLTDGGHEIVSEELMEGHLWYLRVK encoded by the coding sequence GTGGAACATCTATTTATAAAAGCGAAGAACAACAAAGAGAATACTTTGATACTTTTCCATGGCAGCGGGGGCAGGGAAACGGACCTGCTGGAAGTGGCTGCAATGGTCGACAGCTCGGCGAACATCCTCGCATTGCGTGGGGATGTCGAAGACAGCGGCCAGGTACGCTTCTTCAAGAGGGACGGCAAGGGGCATGATGAGGAAAGTCTCAGGACCGAAGGGGAAAAGGTCGCTGAACTGCTGCGGGACCTTGCTGCAGAGTATGGCTTGGACCTCTCTAAGGCCGCCTACATCGGCTACTCGAACGGTGCAAACATGGCAGCCCATATGCTGCTCAACCACGACATTCCGGTTGCCGGAGCAATGCTGATGCATGGGGCATACAAAAGCGGGCAGGTCGGGGATGTCGAACTCCTCGGAAAGAAGGTGCTCATGACGGCGGGCGCGCGGGATATGGTCGCTACAGCAGGGGAAGCCTATCAGCTGAAGCAGAAGCTGGAACTGAAAGGCGCCACGGTTGATGTGAAACTGACGGATGGTGGACATGAGATCGTTTCAGAAGAACTCATGGAGGGGCACCTCTGGTATCTGCGGGTGAAGTGA
- a CDS encoding PTS sugar transporter subunit IIA: MLKKENILMDQTAGSKEEAIEMAGRLLVQQGAVEEAYIDSMLEREKVVSTFMGNGLAIPHGTDEGKTSVIESGLSLVQVPGGVDFDGNEAKVVLGIAGKDNEHLDMLQKIAVLFSEEENAKQVINAASADEIIALFENEEI, translated from the coding sequence ATGTTGAAGAAGGAAAACATTCTAATGGACCAGACTGCAGGATCGAAGGAGGAAGCAATCGAAATGGCCGGCAGGCTGCTCGTGCAGCAGGGCGCCGTCGAGGAGGCCTACATCGATTCCATGCTGGAGCGGGAGAAGGTCGTCTCCACCTTCATGGGGAATGGCCTGGCGATTCCCCACGGCACAGACGAAGGAAAGACCTCCGTCATCGAGAGCGGCCTCTCCCTCGTACAGGTGCCGGGCGGTGTCGACTTTGACGGGAATGAAGCCAAAGTCGTACTCGGCATTGCCGGCAAGGACAACGAACATCTTGATATGCTCCAAAAAATAGCAGTGCTTTTCTCGGAAGAGGAAAACGCCAAGCAAGTCATCAATGCCGCTTCTGCCGATGAAATCATCGCACTCTTTGAAAATGAGGAGATATGA
- a CDS encoding NAD(P)-dependent alcohol dehydrogenase has protein sequence MNIKAYVAEDEQVQLKDLQLKDVGPDELLVRIVGSGLCHTDLGVLHQDTPTPTPIVLGHEGAGIVEQTGSAVTDFEEGDHVVVSFNYCGKCENCLNGVPSACENFFAANFGVSMEESDSKIADGEEKVARLFGQSSLATHCISNVRNTVKIEDKDVDLALLGPLACGIQTGAGTVLNKLKPGIGDAIVIFGCGSVGLSAVMGAKLANCKTIIAADVHENRLEMAKEFGATHVINSKEEDPVESVKSITNGGAHFAIEASGVSPVVLQAIRSVRPLGTIALVGVAGNLDFHIHDELIPTNKTMVGVVEGQAIPKLFIPELISQYKAGKFPFDKLIKKYDMDELDKAIEDMESGETLKPVIEFS, from the coding sequence ATGAATATTAAAGCATATGTTGCTGAAGATGAGCAGGTTCAACTGAAGGATCTGCAATTGAAGGATGTAGGGCCGGACGAGCTGCTGGTACGTATTGTCGGAAGTGGACTCTGCCACACGGACCTTGGTGTGCTGCATCAGGATACGCCGACACCAACGCCGATTGTACTCGGCCATGAAGGGGCCGGGATCGTGGAGCAGACCGGTTCTGCAGTCACTGATTTTGAGGAAGGCGATCATGTGGTCGTCTCCTTCAACTATTGCGGTAAATGTGAGAATTGCCTGAACGGCGTACCGAGCGCATGCGAAAATTTCTTTGCTGCGAATTTTGGTGTCTCAATGGAGGAATCCGACTCAAAAATAGCTGATGGAGAGGAGAAGGTAGCACGCCTTTTCGGCCAATCCTCCCTTGCCACACACTGCATCTCCAATGTCAGGAATACCGTAAAGATTGAAGACAAGGATGTCGATCTCGCACTCCTAGGTCCCTTGGCGTGCGGCATCCAGACCGGTGCAGGCACGGTATTGAACAAACTGAAGCCGGGGATTGGCGATGCCATCGTCATATTCGGCTGCGGTTCTGTAGGGCTGAGTGCAGTCATGGGTGCGAAACTTGCCAACTGCAAGACGATCATTGCGGCTGATGTCCATGAAAATCGGCTGGAGATGGCCAAAGAGTTTGGTGCCACACATGTCATCAACAGCAAGGAAGAAGATCCTGTGGAATCGGTCAAATCCATCACCAATGGCGGTGCCCACTTCGCAATAGAAGCATCCGGCGTCTCTCCCGTCGTCCTTCAAGCAATCCGTTCCGTCCGGCCACTTGGCACCATCGCATTGGTCGGCGTGGCAGGAAATCTGGACTTCCACATCCATGATGAACTGATTCCAACGAACAAGACCATGGTCGGCGTCGTGGAAGGACAGGCCATACCAAAACTGTTCATACCTGAACTCATATCTCAATACAAGGCAGGAAAATTCCCGTTCGACAAGCTCATCAAAAAATATGATATGGATGAACTCGATAAAGCCATCGAAGATATGGAATCCGGTGAAACGCTCAAACCCGTCATCGAGTTTTCCTGA
- a CDS encoding transcription antiterminator, whose translation MISSREKKIINELIYHNGTFLLIKELADTLGVSSRTIHRELKNITDTLGQLGIELIREYRKGVKLELGPGDIDKLTTFINTHAGKDLSNEEKKVALIYNLMLNPEGLKKSALAVELGVSEHKVDELIEQMAAPLEASGLEIRKTRAIGIQLVGDGLNKQNFLADMMVNELNSNSIYSVIENNFVFSSLVNSNIMELLEADTIFKVERLLMDELEVLPYQLTENAYLNLTLHIVLAIDRTEHSQSISIKQSLKDELWNTQEFEVSLALTKKLEEEFSITFPEEEVYFICMHLRGSRRKSREADEDYSIELLTSAFIDSVSQRMNYPFYAYPELKEGLILHIEPTLHRMDSGIITANPLLDSIKESYPSLFEIVGECFRQHFKVENLNESEIGFLTIHFGGILHANPRIEVTTVCSSGIGTSRILANQLKSRFNNIFIRQELSISEIGDTDIHEDELVLSTVPLDLENYILVSPLLDANDEKKISEAIAHIDAAPLPKTAGTITMAEVNPDRVIQVSELYLNRTFIEQNHHTDALSSVRDALSSETIIEEEDIHQILRQMKERFEATGFTIGEDGFSYPHVRSPHVRHHQMVFIHNRGGIEDRNHLGDKVTVNHQIILLVPEATLAAETISELSVLFGEHHMNIQKLFEEPQIMDEVIKNQIRTIFK comes from the coding sequence ATGATCAGTTCTCGGGAGAAAAAAATCATCAACGAGCTCATCTATCATAATGGCACCTTTCTGCTCATCAAGGAACTCGCAGACACCCTGGGGGTGTCCTCAAGGACCATCCACCGGGAACTGAAGAACATCACCGATACGCTTGGTCAGCTCGGCATAGAGCTGATCAGGGAGTACAGAAAAGGCGTAAAGCTAGAACTTGGCCCGGGTGACATCGATAAACTCACCACCTTCATCAATACACACGCGGGCAAGGATTTGAGCAACGAAGAGAAGAAGGTCGCACTCATCTATAATCTGATGCTGAATCCGGAAGGCCTCAAGAAGAGCGCCCTCGCCGTCGAACTCGGAGTCAGCGAGCACAAGGTCGATGAGCTGATCGAACAGATGGCTGCGCCCCTTGAGGCTTCGGGCCTTGAAATCAGAAAGACGCGCGCCATCGGTATACAGCTTGTCGGAGATGGACTGAATAAGCAGAATTTCCTGGCCGACATGATGGTCAATGAGCTCAACTCGAACAGCATCTACTCGGTCATCGAGAACAACTTCGTCTTCAGCTCCCTCGTAAACAGCAACATCATGGAACTGCTCGAGGCCGACACCATCTTCAAGGTTGAGCGCCTGCTCATGGACGAGCTGGAAGTGCTGCCCTATCAGCTGACTGAAAATGCATACTTGAATCTGACGCTGCATATCGTGCTCGCCATCGACCGTACTGAACATTCTCAAAGCATCTCCATCAAACAGTCCCTGAAAGATGAGCTGTGGAATACCCAGGAGTTCGAAGTATCACTTGCGCTTACGAAAAAGTTGGAAGAGGAATTTTCCATCACATTCCCGGAAGAGGAGGTCTATTTCATCTGCATGCATCTCCGGGGCAGCAGAAGAAAGTCCCGGGAAGCTGATGAGGATTATTCCATAGAGCTGCTGACCAGTGCATTCATAGATTCGGTGAGCCAGAGGATGAACTATCCCTTCTATGCCTACCCTGAGCTCAAGGAGGGACTGATACTGCACATCGAACCCACGCTCCACCGGATGGACTCCGGCATCATCACCGCCAATCCTTTGCTCGATTCGATAAAGGAAAGCTATCCCTCACTGTTTGAAATCGTCGGTGAATGTTTCCGCCAGCACTTTAAAGTGGAGAATCTCAATGAATCGGAGATCGGTTTCCTGACCATTCATTTCGGAGGCATCCTCCATGCCAATCCGAGGATTGAAGTGACGACGGTCTGCTCCAGCGGCATCGGTACAAGCCGGATTCTGGCGAACCAGCTGAAGAGCAGATTCAACAATATATTCATACGTCAGGAACTCTCGATATCGGAAATCGGGGATACGGATATCCATGAAGACGAACTGGTGCTGAGCACAGTGCCGCTCGACCTTGAAAACTATATACTCGTCAGTCCCCTGCTTGATGCCAATGACGAAAAGAAGATTTCAGAAGCGATTGCCCACATCGATGCCGCCCCGCTTCCAAAAACGGCGGGAACCATCACAATGGCAGAAGTCAATCCTGACCGCGTCATCCAGGTTTCGGAACTCTATCTCAACCGGACATTCATCGAGCAAAACCACCATACAGATGCCCTCTCCTCCGTGCGTGATGCCCTGTCTTCGGAAACGATCATTGAAGAGGAAGACATCCATCAGATCCTCCGACAGATGAAGGAACGGTTTGAAGCAACAGGCTTCACCATTGGAGAAGATGGATTCTCCTATCCCCATGTCAGATCTCCCCACGTCAGACACCACCAGATGGTTTTCATCCACAATCGCGGAGGTATAGAGGACAGGAACCACCTTGGAGACAAGGTGACCGTCAACCACCAGATCATATTACTTGTGCCTGAAGCTACACTCGCAGCCGAGACGATCAGCGAGCTGAGTGTACTGTTCGGCGAGCACCACATGAATATCCAGAAACTTTTCGAAGAGCCGCAAATAATGGACGAAGTAATCAAGAACCAGATACGGACAATCTTTAAATAG
- a CDS encoding protein-L-isoaspartate(D-aspartate) O-methyltransferase, producing MKYTEEEITAFFHALDRSRFMEQYKEEAEMDVPFPIGHGQTISQPSLVLEMTLHLDLQSDSRVLEVGTGSGFQTALLAKFAEEVFTVERIGALHEQAKDRLKAEGFSNIHFHYGDGHLGWEEHAPYDRIMVTAAAREVPPALIHQLAPMGKMVIPIGDSSNQELRLIEKDEAGVIHTSFIEHVRFVRLKKEKE from the coding sequence ATGAAGTATACCGAAGAAGAGATTACTGCATTTTTCCACGCACTCGACCGGAGCAGGTTCATGGAACAGTACAAGGAGGAGGCAGAAATGGATGTACCCTTCCCCATCGGCCATGGCCAGACGATATCCCAGCCCTCTCTTGTGCTCGAGATGACACTGCACCTCGACCTCCAATCGGACAGCAGGGTGCTCGAGGTCGGAACAGGATCCGGCTTCCAGACTGCCCTGCTGGCGAAGTTTGCAGAAGAAGTCTTTACCGTTGAGAGGATCGGTGCACTACATGAGCAGGCCAAGGACAGATTAAAAGCGGAAGGGTTCTCCAACATCCATTTCCACTACGGGGACGGCCATCTCGGATGGGAAGAACACGCTCCATATGACAGGATCATGGTGACGGCCGCCGCACGGGAAGTCCCCCCTGCCCTCATCCATCAGCTTGCCCCGATGGGAAAGATGGTGATTCCCATTGGTGACTCATCCAATCAGGAGCTCAGACTCATCGAAAAGGATGAGGCCGGCGTCATCCATACTTCCTTCATCGAACATGTCCGATTCGTCAGACTCAAAAAGGAAAAAGAATAA
- a CDS encoding carboxymuconolactone decarboxylase family protein, translating to MTTDVLYKQSYKNRLGEINKLAPEAAKAFGQFDQKAMAEGVLPAKLKELIAVAVAHVTGCPYCIDIHVKNLKKLEGSKEEMAESIMVATALKAGSAYAHSINALDAYDEVDGDSLYAKGGLKNLAQLNKVTPEINKAFQQFDAAAMQEGALTTKEKEIIAVAIAHVTGCPYCIEIHTGNAKKMNVTKEEIAESIFVATTLKAGSAYAHGINALNAYDA from the coding sequence ATGACTACTGATGTACTATACAAACAGTCCTACAAGAACCGCCTCGGTGAAATCAACAAGCTTGCCCCGGAAGCCGCGAAGGCATTCGGACAGTTCGACCAGAAAGCAATGGCGGAAGGCGTGCTCCCAGCAAAACTTAAGGAGCTCATCGCTGTAGCCGTAGCCCATGTGACCGGCTGCCCCTACTGCATCGATATCCACGTGAAGAACTTGAAGAAGCTCGAAGGCTCCAAAGAGGAGATGGCCGAATCCATCATGGTCGCCACCGCCCTCAAGGCAGGCTCGGCATACGCCCACAGCATCAATGCACTGGACGCCTATGATGAAGTCGACGGCGACAGCCTCTATGCCAAAGGGGGCCTTAAGAACCTCGCTCAGCTCAATAAGGTCACACCTGAAATCAATAAGGCATTCCAACAGTTCGATGCCGCTGCCATGCAGGAAGGTGCACTCACAACAAAAGAGAAGGAAATCATCGCTGTCGCCATCGCCCATGTGACCGGCTGCCCATACTGCATCGAGATCCATACGGGAAATGCCAAAAAGATGAACGTTACTAAAGAGGAGATTGCAGAATCCATCTTCGTCGCAACAACATTGAAGGCCGGTTCCGCGTATGCCCACGGCATCAATGCACTGAACGCCTATGATGCATAG
- a CDS encoding VOC family protein, with the protein MTVLGIHHVSSITKEILDNHDFYTNILGLRLVKKTVNQDDTSMYHLFYADYEGTPGSDITFFNIINAPKFQAGTNSISRTYFRVPSKESLEFFKGRFETHGVYHEGIIEQFGKTIMKFEDHEKQRLALIVDQSSGHPTPNMHPDIPQAHAITSIGAVELTVQYIKPMVQFLELLGGEVQGEFTEDSTEAEINVGEDSVYVIEQRSTQLEKEGYGSVHHFSLRVEDEAELLEIEERVDKENWKNSGLIDRYYFKALYITTVGGITVEVSTDGPGFAIDEPVESLGEDLSLPPELEENRDLIEAYLTPLR; encoded by the coding sequence ATGACAGTACTAGGCATCCACCATGTTTCCTCCATCACGAAGGAAATCCTTGACAACCATGACTTCTATACCAATATCCTCGGTCTGCGCCTCGTCAAAAAGACGGTCAACCAGGATGATACCAGCATGTATCACCTGTTCTATGCAGATTATGAGGGGACGCCCGGTTCCGACATCACATTCTTCAATATCATCAACGCCCCAAAATTCCAGGCCGGCACCAACAGCATTTCGAGAACCTATTTCCGGGTGCCCTCAAAGGAATCACTGGAATTCTTCAAGGGACGCTTCGAAACGCATGGCGTTTATCATGAAGGCATCATCGAGCAGTTCGGAAAGACCATCATGAAATTCGAGGATCATGAGAAGCAGCGCCTCGCGCTCATTGTCGATCAGAGCAGCGGTCACCCCACCCCAAACATGCACCCCGACATCCCACAGGCGCATGCAATCACTTCCATCGGAGCAGTAGAGTTGACTGTCCAGTACATCAAGCCGATGGTCCAGTTTCTGGAGCTTCTCGGTGGAGAGGTGCAGGGGGAGTTCACCGAAGATTCGACGGAAGCTGAAATCAATGTCGGTGAAGACAGCGTCTATGTCATCGAGCAGCGCTCCACCCAGCTTGAAAAGGAGGGCTATGGCAGTGTGCACCACTTCTCCCTGCGCGTCGAGGATGAAGCGGAGCTGCTGGAGATCGAGGAGCGTGTGGACAAGGAAAACTGGAAGAACTCCGGTCTCATAGACCGCTATTATTTCAAGGCCCTCTACATCACCACCGTCGGCGGCATTACAGTGGAAGTTTCGACAGATGGTCCTGGATTCGCGATCGATGAACCCGTCGAATCGCTTGGAGAGGATCTTTCGCTGCCTCCTGAACTGGAAGAGAACCGCGATCTCATTGAAGCTTATCTGACTCCACTCAGGTGA